The proteins below come from a single Yamadazyma tenuis chromosome 5, complete sequence genomic window:
- the ZPR1 gene encoding nucleolar zinc-finger protein (BUSCO:EOG09262Z0M; COG:S; EggNog:ENOG503NWQE) → MAPPMKRPEDQPTPSATEEKKQRTMSSGETNDDLFGTVGDQAEAVNQDIKKGYQDAEGHPIHEVESLCMNCHENGTTRMLLTTIPFFREIIIMSFECPHCGLKNSEIQPAAQIAEKGSRYILKIEDKKDFNRQVVKSESSTCKFHELDIEIPPKRGQLTNVEGLLSEMIEDLESDQEARKSIQPEVYEKINQVIAKIKSYINAEPNTLPLTFSIDDPAGNSWVEYVPDEPSHKWSMYEYSRTAEQNVFLGLISADDVLMAKQEEAASKKAATDSNVSNRELGDDQAVKSSGFISDETEIENLDNEVQTFHATCSSCYKPCATHMKTVNIPHFKDVIIMSTVCTNCGYKSNEVKTGGAIPEKGRKITLKVTDPEDLARDILKSETCGMTIPELNLDLTSGTLGGRFTTIEGLLTQVKEELHSRVFQQTSDSMDDETKTRWTTFFARLQDAIDGKVGFTISMIDPLASSYIQNVYAPDNDPNMEIEEFERSHEQNEDLGLNDMKTD, encoded by the coding sequence ATGGCTCCACCGATGAAGAGACCTGAAGACCAACCAACCCCTTCTGCCACCgaagagaagaaacaacGCACTATGAGCAGCGGCGAAACCAACGATGACTTGTTCGGAACCGTCGGTGACCAGGCCGAAGCCGTCAAtcaagatatcaagaaaGGGTATCAGGATGCCGAAGGTCATCCCATCCACGAAGTAGAAAGTTTGTGTATGAACTGCCATGAAAATGGAACCACCCGAATGTTATTGACGACGATCCCCTTCTTCAGGGAGATCATCATCATGTCGTTCGAGTGTCCCCACTGTGGCCTCAAAAACAGTGAAATCCAACCAGCTGCCCAGATCGCTGAGAAGGGCTCGAGAtatattttgaagattgaagacaaaaagGACTTCAACAGACAAGTAGTCAAAAGTGAGTCATCCACATGTAAGTTCCACGAGTTGGATATCGAGATTCCTCCAAAGAGAGGCCAATTAACCAATGTCGAAGGGCTATTATCAGAGAtgattgaagatttggaaagtGACCAGGAGGCCAGAAAATCGATTCAGCCTGAAGTATAtgaaaaaatcaaccaGGTAATTGCAAAGATCAAAAGCTATATCAACGCCGAGCCCAACACCTTGCCGTTGACGTTCTCCATTGACGATCCAGCAGGAAACTCGTGGGTTGAATATGTCCCCGATGAGCCTTCTCACAAATGGTCTATGTACGAATATAGCAGGACGGCTGAGCAAAATGTGTTTTTAGGTTTAATTTCTGCCGACGATGTGTTGATGGCTAAACAAGAAGAGGCTGCTAGTAAGAAGGCTGCCACCGACAGTAACGTCTCCAACCGGGAATTAGGAGACGACCAGGCGGTCAAATCGTCTGGTTTCATTTCTGATGAAACTGAGATCgagaacttggacaatGAAGTTCAAACCTTCCATGCCACCTGCTCTTCATGTTACAAACCATGTGCCACTCACATGAAGACCGTCAACATCCCTCACTTCAAAGACGTCATCATCATGTCCACCGTTTGCACCAACTGTGGGTACAAATCTAACGAAGTCAAGACTGGTGGTGCCATTCCTGAGAAAGGAAGGAAAATCACCTTGAAGGTCACTGACCCTGAGGACTTGGCCAGAGATATCTTAAAGTCTGAGACCTGTGGAATGACGATACCTGAATTaaacttggatttgacttCAGGGACTTTGGGAGGAAGATTCACCACTATTGAAGGTTTACTCACCCAAGTCAAGGAAGAATTGCATTCGAGGGTTTTCCAACAGACCTCTGATTCCATGGACGATGAAACCAAAACCAGATGGACCACTTTCTTTGCTAGGTTGCAAGATGCCATCGATGGTAAAGTCGGTTTTACCATTTCCATGATTGACCCATTGGCATCTTCATACATTCAAAATGTCTATGCTCCAGACAATGATCCAAATATGgagattgaagagtttgagaGAAGTCATGAACAGAACGAAGACTTGGGTTTGAATGATATGAAAACTGATTAA
- a CDS encoding uncharacterized protein (EggNog:ENOG503NXSM; CAZy:CBM21; COG:O,T), which produces MNKFDEPLSLKFIHKPARTQELVNRKVGEQKTRRNSDTNKQLVLGGDTKSTNSLGPGKDSNTGDTSNMRNFSFFSQHVPDLHDDTASIDSNPDASLSQAGLGDEDVFRYKLVRKKSGEILKSNLKDPSYFDHTVSKSLPTTPSYKQVHFGDASDVRYFNKKDKPAAISASNSPTLQSPDFSLNVSEDEASDASFDSGDDPADERTRDVNDLLGSSRHSFFNGSTAYPNPKHSHLIDWNLDLVNFSPMDYDTNISRHVPVFLERVFISIDKKYLLGHVAVKNLSFEKSVTMRYTFDNWGTIIEIPTIYVPDIPTVLRSNGYDRFVFKVQLNKMFNNFGANMHFQKNNYKFCIKYVANNTNYWDNNSMRDYEINLTKIITQANSPVARTNFSDNSVFNRTGSADSLTSLNSKGFKPRYSSSYLRRRSSDSKLSTLESDADYVKNNFYLSSPLLSNYSSGSFSSDVLNPSKSNTSTDTLIPNKNFLNPHDSNPLDLKSLNASLFTDNDNYNSPSYQQLIDNYCFFTPGGSQPQKSSSGSNQKESGNPSSSSSSGSNSASEPAGGLDGSSEFSSSTFTVSSLLGT; this is translated from the coding sequence ATGAATAAGTTCGATGAGCCTTTGTCCCTAAAGTTTATTCACAAACCCGCTCGTACCCAGGAGTTGGTCAACCGCAAAGTGGGCGAGCAGAAGACCCGGCGGAACAGTGATACCAACAAACAATTGGTGTTGGGCGGTGAcaccaagtccaccaaTTCATTGGGCCCGGGCAAGGACCTGAACACGGGTGATACAAGTAATATGCGAaatttcagcttcttcagccAGCATGTCCCTGACCTCCACGACGACACTGCCAGCATCGACAGCAACCCGGATGCGTCCCTATCCCAAGCAGGTCTTGGAGACGAAGACGTCTTCCGCTATAAGTTGGTGCGTAAAAAGAGTGGAGAGATcctcaagtccaacttaAAAGACCCACTGTATTTCGACCACACCGTCAGCAAGAGTCTACCCACAACCCCTAGCTATAAGCAGGTGCACTTTGGCGATGCCTCCGACGTGCGGTACTTCAATAAAAAGGATAAGCCGGCCGCCATATCCGCTTCCAATTCGCCCACCTTACAATCACCAGACTTCAGCTTGAACGTGTCGGAAGATGAGGCGCTGGATGCGAGCTTCGACTCGGGCGATGACCCAGCCGACGAGCGCACCCGAGACGTCAACGACCTCTTGGGGTCCAGCCGGCACTCATTTTTCAACGGATCCACAGCCTATCCCAACCCCAAACATCTGCATTTGATCGACTGGAACTTGGATCTCGTCAACTTCTCCCCCATGGACTACGATACTAACATATCGAGGCACGTGCCGGTGTTCTTGGAGCGGGTGTTCATCTCCATCGATAAGAAATATTTGTTGGGACATGTGGCGGTCAAGAACCTTTCGTTTGAAAAAAGTGTCACGATGCGGTACACCTTCGACAACTGGGGGACCATTATCGAGATTCCCACTATCTACGTGCCCGACATCCCCACGGTGCTCCGGTCCAATGGGTATGATCGGTTTGTGTTTAAGGTccagttgaacaaaatgtTCAATAATTTCGGGGCAAACATGCACTTCCAGAAGAACAACTATAAGTTTTGCATCAAGTACGTTGCTAACAACACAAACTACTGGGATAACAACCTGATGCGTGACTATgagatcaacttgaccaagataATAACCCAGGCTAATAGCCCCGTTGCCAGAACTAACTTCAGCGATAACTCGGTGTTTAACCGGACCGGGTCGGCAGACAGCTTGACGCTGCTCAACTCCAAGGGCTTCAAGCCGCGGTACTCGTCGTCGTACTTGCGGCGGCGGTCGTCCGACTCCAAGCTCTCGACCCTCGAGTCCGACGCTGACTACGTGAAGAATAACTTTTATTTGTCGTCACCTTTGCTTTCAAACTATAGCTCCGGGTCCTTTAGTAGTGACGTGTTGAACCCCCTGAAGTCGAACACCTCGACCGATACGTTGATCCCTAACAAAAACTTTTTGAATCCCCACGATTCCAACcctttggacttgaaatcGTTGAACGCCAGTTTGTTCACCGATAACGATAATTACAATTCTCCATCTTATCAACAGCTTATTGATAACTATTGTTTTTTCACTCCGGGTGGGTCACAGCCCCAAAAGTCAAGTTCCGGTTCCAATCAAAAGGAATCTGGAAACCCTAGTTCGAGTTCAAGCTCGGGTTCTAATTCGGCCTCTGAGCCTGCTGGTGGGCTTGATGGGTCAAGTGAATTTAGTTCGCTGACCTTTACGGTGTCTTCGTTACTCGGCACCTAG
- a CDS encoding uncharacterized protein (EggNog:ENOG503NUDS; COG:S; BUSCO:EOG09260KIY) encodes MERSKRGMNYKRNKFSTPEPSAAAVAERQNESVLTPFLTKHIGDSAQLPEDTYHKYCYRHNPDVHRNKMSEVSKMVKIQQDLEQLAPEDQQAITHVWSIFSAAPNQYRRLILQGILSQCCFPTLSFVSSEVSSLIRIDFIANLPVEISLKILCYLDCASLCNAAQVCKKWKSLADDDRVWHHMCEQHIDRKCPSCGWGLPLMHMKRAREEYDQYHNRKRKIEEVDDDTDKEKKKEESDKENVAVIDKEVKKRPWKSVYSERYKVEKNWRKGLYVCREFVGHKDGITCLQFNVKYLITGSYDATIKIWDIQTGACLRTLAGHTKGIRSLVFDNQKLISCGLDSTIKVWNYHTGQCVSTYRGHEDAVVSVDFSDKTIVSGSADNTVKVWHVDSRTCYTLRGHTDWVNSVKIHSQSHTAFSASDDTTVKMWDLETHKCLKTFGGVESNGHVGQVQCVIPFTYKDKLINDVDLGNISDVDEDNDNDNEISDGGFVEIVTDPNEKNYPTHLLTSSLDNTIKVWDVKTGKCIRTQFGHIEGVWSISADTFRIVSGAHDRMIKVWDLQDGKCLHTWCGDASVSCVGLSDSKFAAGCDNGVVKLFCFD; translated from the coding sequence ATGGAAAGAAGCAAACGCGGTATGAACTACAAGCGTAACAAGTTCCTGACTCCAGAGCCGTCGGCAGCCGCCGTGGCAGAACGTCAGAATGAGTCGGTGTTGACCCCGTTTCTCACCAAACATATTGGTGACCTGGCCCAGCTTCCGGAAGATACATACCACAAATACTGTTATCGTCACAATCCTGACGTCCACAGAAACAAAATGTCCGAGGTCAGCAAGATGGTCAAAATTCAGCAAGATCTCGAACAGCTTGCGCCCGAAGACCAACAGGCCATAACTCATGTGTGGTCAATCTTCAGCGCTGCTCCAAATCAGTATCGCCGACTTATTCTCCAGGGAATCCTCAGCCAGTGCTGTTTCCCAACGTTGTCATTTGTGTCATCCGAGGTGAGTCTGCTTATCCGTATCGACTTCATTGCCAACTTGCCGGTGGAAATCTCCCTTAAAATCTTGTGCTACTTGGACTGTGCATCGCTTTGTAATGCGGCACAAGTGTGTAAAAAGTGGAAGAGTCTCGCGGATGATGACCGTGTGTGGCACCACATGTGTGAACAGCACATCGACCGCAAATGTCCCAGCTGTGGTTGGGGGTTGCCGTTGATGCACATGAAACGGGCCCGTGAAGAGTATGACCAATATCATAacagaaagagaaagatcGAGGAAGTAGATGATGATACCGAtaaggagaagaagaaggaagaatCAGACAAGGAAAATGTCGCTGTTATCGAcaaagaagtcaagaaaAGGCCTTGGAAGTCGGTGTACTCTGAGAGATACAAGGTGGAGAAAAACTGGAGAAAGGGCCTCTACGTGTGTCGAGAGTTTGTGGGCCACAAAGACGGGATCACGTGCTTGCAGTTCAAcgtcaagtacttgatcaCGGGGTCATACGATGCTACCATCAAGATCTGGGATATCCAGACGGGTGCGTGTCTAAGGACGTTGGCAGGCCATACCAAGGGTATACGGTCATTGGTTTTTGACAACCAGAAATTAATCAGCTGTGGCTTAGACTCCACTATCAAGGTATGGAACTACCACACGGGCCAATGTGTCAGCACGTACCGGGGTCATGAGGACGCGGTAGTGTCGGTGGACTTTTCAGATAAAACCATCGTCAGCGGATCCGCCGACAATACTGTCAAAGTATGGCATGTCGACTCACGCACCTGTTATACGCTCCGAGGCCATACTGACTGGGTCAACTCGGTCAAAATCCACTCGCAGTCTCACACAGCGTTCTCGGCCTCCGATGATACCACCGTCAAGATGTGGGACTTGGAAACCCACAAATGTCTCAAGACGTTTGGTGGGGTTGAGAGCAATGGCCATGTGGGGCAGGTGCAGTGTGTGATACCCTTCACCTACAaagacaagttgatcaacgacGTGGATCTCGGGAACATCAGCGATGTAGATGAAGACAACGATAACGATAACGAGATCAGTGATGGAGGGTTTGTGGAGATTGTGACAGACCCCAATGAGAAGAATTACCCCACGCACTTGCTCACGTCGTCTTTGGATAACACCATCAAGGTATGGGATGTGAAGACCGGTAAATGTATTCGGACGCAGTTTGGTCACATCGAAGGGGTGTGGTCGATTTCTGCTGATACGTTTAGAATCGTCAGTGGGGCACATGATCGGATGATTAAGGTGTGGGACTTGCAAGACGGTAAGTGTTTGCATACCTGGTGTGGGGATGCCAGCGTCAGTTGCGTGGGATTGAGCGACTCGAAGTTTGCAGCTGGCTGTGACAACGGAGTGGTGAAGCTCTTTTGTTTTGATTAG